From Salvelinus namaycush isolate Seneca chromosome 2, SaNama_1.0, whole genome shotgun sequence, one genomic window encodes:
- the LOC120025895 gene encoding caveolin-2-like: protein MGTMMRETDPVGTEIDLGDSDDEDLDEDREEPQLLWKAELGDGMDEEEAVSPLVDVSDTKPLLKERDPRGVNDCLKVTFEDVIAEPVSVRSGDRVWIWSNALFEVTRVWIYRIVTVLLAVPISIITALLFAILSFLHIWFFSPFVHYILIITYWLQSLWSIVLDIGVHPFLTSAARCHSGIRLRLTQE, encoded by the exons ATGGGCACCATGATGAGGGAAACAGATCCAGTGGGGACAGAGATTGACCTAGGAGACTCTGATGATGAAGACCTGGATGAGGACCGTGAGGAGCCTCAGCTGCTATGGAAGGCTGAACTGGGGGATGGGATGGATGAAGAGGAGGCTGTGTCCCCGTTAGTTGACGTTAGTGACACCAAGCCCCTGCTGAAAGAAAGAGACCCTAGAGGAGTCAACGACTGTCTGAAG GTGACCTTTGAGGATGTGATAGCGGAGCCGGTGTCAGTGCGTAGCGGAGACAGAGTGTGGATCTGGAGTAATGCCCTGTTCGAGGTCACAAGGGTCTGGATCTACCGGATAGTAACTGTCTTGCTGGCCGTCCCTATATCCATCATCACTGCACTGCTCTTCGCCATCCTCAGCTTCCTACACATATG GTTCTTCAGCCCATTCGTCCATTACATCCTTATTATCACATACTGGCTGCAGAGCCTATGGAGCATCGTACTGGACATTGGTGTCCACCCATTCCTCACTAGTGCTGCAAGGTGCCACAGTGGAATCAGACTTCGCCTGACACAGGAATGA